The genomic segment CACGAGCGCAAAAAAGACCTGGCACGCATCACCAAGGAGCAGCGTGTTGCCCCCGAGAGCAACTACTGTTTCGGCGAGGGAGGCGCGGGAGCCTATTCCGACGGCAAGCTCTACACCCGCTCGAAGAAACGTGGAAGCGTGGAGAAAATACTCAGCGTGTTCTGCCAGCATGGCGCCTCGACCGATATCCTTGCCGATGCCCATCCGCATATCGGAACCGACAAACTGCCGCAAGTCATCGAAAACATGCGCAACACCATCCTCCGATGCGGCGGTGAAGTGCACTTCGAAACCAAGATGACCCGCCTCATTATCGAAGGCGACAGCGTGAAAGGTTGCGTGGCAGGCGGAAAAGAGTGGATAGGACCAGTCATTCTCGCCACCGGACATTCAGCCCGAGACGTCTATCGCTATCTCTCAGAAGCGAAAATCGACATCGAGCCCAAAGGTATCGCCGTCGGCGTGCGACTCGAACATCCCGCGCAGCTCATCGACCAGATACAATACCATCGCAAAGACGGGCGGGGAAAATACCTCCCAGCCGCCGAATACGCCTTCGTGACGCAGGTCGAAGGGCGCGGAGTCTATTCCTTCTGCATGTGCCCGGGAGGCTTCGTCATCCCCGCAGCCACCGACAAGGAGCAGCTCGTCGTCAACGGCATGAGCCCCAGCAGCCGAGGCACCCAGTGGAGCAACAGCGGAATGGTCGTCGAAGTGCGCCCCGAAGACATCCCGGCAATGTATGACCAAGCCCCGGCAGACACACTCTCCGTGATGCACTTCCAGGAACACCTCGAGCGCATGGCATGGCAGCAGGGAAACATGCGGCAGACAGCACCCGCACAGCGCATGGCAGACTTCGTGAACAACCGCCTCTCATACGACCTGCCACGCTCCTCATACGCCCCCGGACTCCTCTCGAGCCCCCTGCACTTCTGGTTGCCGGCAGCCATCTCGCACCGCCTGCAAGAAGCCTTCAAGACATTTGGCAGACAGGCTCACGGCATTCTCACCAACGACGCCACGCTCATAGCCATCGAGACACGCACATCGTCGCCCCTACGCATCCTGCGCAGCCCCGACACCCTCCAGCATGTGCGCATCAGCGGACTATTCCCCTGCGGCGAAGGCGCCGGCTATGCCGGTGGCATCGTCTCGGCAGCCATCGACGGCGAGCGGTGTGCCGAAATGTGTAAGGAATTGATGGGGTCCTGAAACTGCGTCATAGTGTTGTTTCGAAATCTCGCTGTCATGCGGTGTAAATTCGGTGAAGATTACCACAAATCATGCCCTGTATAAACATACAGAAAAGGGTGTATAAACATGCAGTTGAACTTTCGTTTTCCAAAAGTTGAAGTTTTGCGCTCTAAAAGTTCAACTTTTGCGTCCTGAAAGTTCAACTTTTGCAAGCTGAAAGTTGAACTTTTGGAAAGCGGCATCTAATCTCTTAAAAATCAACGGTTTACATAATGACTTGCACTCGTTTTACCCTTGCATAAATATACAAAGGCAGCAAGCTGCTAAGCGACGAAATGCGAAATTGTCAAACTTGCGTTGATGAGGTGTGGGCGAACGGGTTGGTAAAGATACGAAAAAGGCTCTCGGTGTATGTGCCGAAAGCCTTTTTCGTTTGCCGGTATTGTATTATTTCCTACAAATTGCTGTAGTCGCCCTCGAATGTGGGGAAGTAGTTGGCGCCCATGCGTCCGCTTGTGAGTCCTAATCGGAGCCATTTCATGCGTTGTGCGGAGGTGCCGTGGGTGAAGGATTCGGGTTGTGAGTAGCCTTGTGCCTTCTCTTGCAGGTAGTTGTCGCCGATGTGCTGCGCGCAGTTGATGGCGTCGCGTATGTCGCTGTCGTCGATGGAGTTGAAGTTCTGGTCTTCGTAGTATCCCCATACGCCGGCGTAGTAGTCGGCAAGTAGTTCGAGGCGTACGCTCAGCTGGTTGGCTTTCGTCTTGCTTGACTGCTGCATTTGTGCGTGGCACTTGCCGAGAATGCCGAGCAGGTTTTCCACGTGGTGTCCCACTTCGTGTGCGATGACGTATGCCCGCGCGAAGTCACCGCCCGAGTTGAGCTGTGTTTCCATCTGTTTGAAGAACGACAGGTCGATGTAGAGCTTCTGGTCGCCCGAGCAGTAGAATGGTCCTACGGCTGAGGTTGCTCCGCCGCATGCGCTCTGCACGCTGTTGGTGAAGAAGACGATGGTGGGTGGGGTGTAGGTCTTTCCCATTCTCCGGAACACTTCTGTCCATACGTCTTCGGTCGATGCGAGCACTTGTTTGCAGAACTTCACTTGTGCTTCTTCCTCTGGGGTTGATACGTATTCGCCGGTGGGTTGTTCCATTTGCTGTGTTCCCACTTGTTGCAGGATGTCTCCAAGATTCAGGTTTCCACCGCCGAGCAGTGAGAAGAGCACCACCATGATGATGCCTCCGATACCTCCGATGCCGGCTTTCATGCCGGTACTCATACCTCTTCTGTCTTCAAAATTTTCGCTTTCGCGTCTTCCGTCAAGTCTCATTTTGATTTATTTTTTTTGATTTATTTGAATGCAAAGATAGCAATATTTTTCTAAAAACGTGTTTTTATCGTTATTTTTTGAGTGGTGTGTGTCAGTTGTCCGTTCCTTATATATATAATAATGTGTTGTGTTTTCTTGTCAGACGGGACTGACAATTTGGTCTTTTTCAGGTGTCAGAACTGACAAGTTGGCGTTTTGGCACGGTTTTCGCTATGAAGGAAAATAGAATTTACTAATTATTAAACAATAAAAAACTTAGAATTATGAACATTCAACCATTAGGAGACCGCGTGCTTGTAGAACCGGCAGCGGCAGAAGAGAAAGTTGGCGGCATCATCATTCCCGATACCGCAAAGGAGAAACCTCTACACGGAAAGATTGTGGCTGTGGGCAACGGCACGAAGGATGAGGAGATGATTCTCAAGGCAGGCGACGAGGTGTTGTACGGAAAATATTCGGGCACGGAACTCGAGCTTGAGGGTGTTAAATATCTGATGATGCGCCAGAGCGATGTACTGGCTATTATCAAGTGATTTTTGGAATGACGTAATAACGAAATAACGAAAAAATCATATAACTATGGCAAAGGAAATAAAATTTGAGATGGAAGCCCGCGACCTTTTGAAGAAAGGTGTCGATCAGTTGGCTAACGCAGTAAAAGTGACATTGGGTCCGAAGGGGCGCAATGTGGTGATTGAGAAGAAGTTCGGTGCTCCGCAGATAACGAAAGACGGTGTGACCGTTGCGAAGGAGATTGAACTGGAAGACCACTTTGAGAATACCGGTGCGCAGCTGGTGAAGAGCGTGGCTTCAAAGACGGGCGATGATGCCGGTGACGGTACGACGACTGCCACCATCCTTGCACAGGCAATCGTGACGGAAGGTTTGAAGAACGTGACCGCCGGTGCCAACCCGATGGACCTGAAGCGCGGTATCGACAAGGCTGTCAAGGCTGTGGTGGAATACATCCAGGGCAAGGCAGAGAAGGTGGACGACAACTACGACAAGATAGAACAGGTGGCGACCGTCAGCGCAAACAACGACCCCGAAATCGGTAAGCTGCTGGCTGACGCTATGCGCAAGGTGTCGAAAGACGGTGTCATCTCTATCGAAGAGAGCAAGAGCCGCGACACACACATCGACGTGGTGGAAGGAATGCAGTTCGACCGCGGCTATCTGTCGGGCTATTTCGTGACCGATACCGACAAGATGATGTGCGTGATGGAGCATCCTTACATTCTTATCTACGACAAGAAGATTTCTAACATCAAGGAGTTCCTGCCTATCCTGCAACCTGCAGCCGAGAGCGGACGCCCGTTGCTCGTCATTGCTGAAGACGTTGACTCTGAAGCGCTGACGACACTCGTTGTGAACCGCTTGCGCTCGAACCTGAAGATATGTGCCGTGAAGGCTCCGGGCTTCGGCGACCGCCGCAAGGCAATGCTCGAAGATATCGCCGTGCTGACAGGCGGAACGGTTATCAGCGAAGAGAAAGGTCTGTCGCTGGAGCAGGCAACACTCGAGATGCTCGGAACGTGTGAGAAGGTGGAAATCTCGAAAGACAACACAACCATCGTCGGTGGTGCCGGAACAAAACAGGCGATTGCCGACCGCGTGGCAGCTATCAAGAACGAGATTGCCAACACGACCAGCTCTTACGACAAGGAGAAACTCCAGGAACGTCTGGCAAAACTCTCCGGTGGCGTGGCTGTGCTCTATGTAGGTGCTAACAGCGAAGTGGAAATGAAGGAGAAGAAAGACCGCGTTGACGATGCGCTTTGCGCTACTCGTGCAGCCATCGAGGAAGGCGTTGTTGCCGGTGGTGGTATCACCTATATCCGCGCACTCGATGCTCTGAAAAAAATAAAGGGCGACAATGCCGACGAGCAGACGGGTATTAACATCGTTGAGCGTGCCATCGAAGAACCGCTCCGCCAGATTGTTCTCAACGCTGGTGGCGAAGGAGCAGTTGTCGTTCAGAAGGTGCGTGAGGGCAAGGACGACTTCGGTTACAATGCCCGCACCGATGCTTATGAAGACATGCGCAAGGCAGGTGTCATCGACCCGGCGAAGGTTGCCCGAGTGGCACTCGAAAACGCAGCATCAATCGCAGGTATGTTCCTCACGACAGAATGCCTGATTGTTGACAAACCGGAAGACACTCCGGCAATGCCGATGGGTAACCCGGGCATGGGCGGTATGATGTAATCAATAACATGATTGTTTGAATATGAAAGAAGGCTGGGCAGCGGAAGTTGCCCGGCTTTTTTGTTCATATACCTGGGCGTGATTCCGAATAAATAGCTTCCGACCGAAGAATAAAAGTGAACCTATTCTTGCTCGCTTAATCGGATTTTTTCGTAATTTTGCAAACAGAAGAAAAGAATGAGACATGGAGCAGCTATTATCACTCTATGAAAAATGGAAGGGGCAGCAGCCCGCCAAGGTGGACAAACTGGCAGGTGCGGGCAGCAACCGCACCTATTATCGCCTGTGCGATGCAGATGGCGAGAGCGTCGTGGGCGTCATCGGCACGAGCCGTGACGAGAACCACGCCTTCACGTACCTTGCCAATCACTTCACACATCGTCAGTTGCCCGTTCCCCGAATCCTTGCCGTGAGCGACGACGGCATGCGCTATCTGCAGAGCGATTTGGGAAGCCGTTCGCTCTTTGATGCCATTCAGGGCGGCAGGGAAGCAGGCGGAAGATACAACTTGGAAGAACAAGAACTCTTGAGGCGCACCATCCGCGAGCTTCCGAACATACAGATACGCGGCGCGAGAGGATTGGAGTGGGAGAACTGCTATCCGCAGCCGGAGTTCGATATGGACGGGGTGATGTTCGACTTGAACTATTTCAAGTATTGTTTCCTGAAGGCTACCGACCTTGATTTCCATGAGTTGAAGCTCGAAGCCAATTTCCGCTTGCTGGCAAAAGACCTCACCGAAGAGAAGATGGACAGTTTCCTCTATCGCGATTTCCAGGCGCGCAACGTGATGCTCGATGCTGACGGCAACCCTCATTTCATCGATTTCCAAGGCGGAAGGAAAGGACCTGTCTATTACGATCTGGCGTCGTTCCTATGGCAAGCGTCGGCGAGATATTCCCCCAAGTTGCGTCAAGAACTGGTCAAGGAGTATTACGAGGCGCTGAAAAACTATACCGAAGTGCCGTCAATACGCCATTTCACTCACCGACTGAACCTGTTTGTCCTGTTCCGCACCCTGCAGGTGCTCGGTGCTTACGGCTTCCGCGGATATTTTGAGCGCAAGAAACATTTCATCGACAGCATTCCTCCGGCAATAGAAAATCTGCGTGAGTTGCTTGCAATGAATGTTCAGGGAGACGAAAACGATGAAGAGTCAGCCCCGATGGCTTTCCCTTACCCATACTTGATGGACTTGTTGCAACGGCTGACAGAGCTTCCGCAATTTGCGCCTACACAGGAAACGAAGAAACAGCGTTCGGATGGTTACAAGACAACAGACAGCACCGTGTATGATGCGAATCCGAAAGACGGTCCTGCAACGTTCTCGAAATATGACGGTAAGGGACCGCTCGTCGTGCGCATATTCAGCTTTTCTTTCCATAAAGGAATACCGGAAGATGAGAGCGGCAATGGTGGAGGCTACGTGTTCGACTGCCGTTCCACGCACAACCCTGGTCGTTACGAGCCATACAAGCAGATTACAGGACTCGACGAGCCCGTCATTCGCTTCCTGGAAGACGACGGGGAGATTCTCACCTTCCTCGAGAGCGTCTATCAACTTGCCGACCACCATGTGGAACGATACATGCAGCGCGGTTTCACTTCGCTGATGTTCTCCTTCGGTTGTACGGGCGGTCAGCACCGTTCCGTCTATTGCGCACAGCATCTGGCGGAACACATTCATGAGAAGTATGGCATTGAGGTGCGCGTGTGCCACCGCGAACAAGGCATCACGCAAGTATTGAAATAGGAAATGGATAAGAATAAAAGAAAGCAGGCAACCAAACGGCTGCCTGCTTTTCTTATTGATAGCTTTAAGAAGTAGGGCAAGGAGTTGGAACGCAACTAATTATGCCACTTTGAGAGCGACTGGAGCGGTTTCTTTGGCAACTGTTTCCAACTCTCAGTAGGGGTGTATTCGACGTCTTTCATTACACTATACTTCTGCGTCTGTTGCTTATGGGTGAGATAGTTCGTGCTCACCTTCTCGGCAATACCCGTATTTCTCGCCATCGTCTCATGCTCCTCGCCGATGAGGAAGAAATCGCCCTGCTGGAATCGGAACATGTAGGTGTCGTTGTAGTTGTTCCAACTGCCGCTGCTGAAGAAGGTGCTTTGGTCCAAGCGCAGCACACCCCTGGCGGTGACGGAAAGCATGTAGTCTATTATCTCGTTATCATTGTCGATAGCCGACAAAGCATCGTACACGCGCCAACGGACATAGCGGTCGCCGCCTTTTCCCCAATAGACGGCAAGCTTGGGAGCCATGTTCCGGCGAGGCGGAAGCGCTATCAACACCATATCCTTGATGCCGTCTTTGTTCAGGTCGCCGTAGGCATGGCTACTCGTCCATCCTTCAGGCAGCACATCCTCTGCCGATGCACCTTCAGGTTTCAGGGTTTGCGCCTCAGTTATGGAAGGCAGCAAGGTTAGCAACAATAGAAAAACTTTCTTCATCATCATTCTGAGTTTGTTTATAAAGGAAATGGTTGAGTAAATCTGTCGGTTACAAAGATAGAAAAAATCCTAAAAACAGCAAGCAGATGGTAAAAATATTTATGATTGTTTCTCGGTCATGTATTTCCAATATCTTCGGGGCATGTCGCTGAGTTGTTTGCGGGGATTCATGCGTTCCTTGATGCAGATGGCTTTGAAGTAGGTCTGCCAGAGGTTTTGGAACAAGCGGTCGTTCTCGCTTAGGATTCCCTCGCTCATTTTTCCATCTTCAAGCGAGAAGGGCAGGGTGTTTTCGTCTTCAAAGGTGATGCGTGTCAGCGCCTCGTCTCCAGTCTCCGAGGGTGAGTAATAGTAGCCGTATTTGTGCTTGGCGTCATAGATGAGCCACGCCTGGTCGCCAAAGCGGTCGCGGAAGTGGTCGATGATGAGTGGCAACACGTTGTTGTCGGGCGAGACGACACCGAGGTAGGTTCCGTCTTTTGCTTTTTGGAATCGGATGAATTGTTTCATTCTCAGCTGTTCGTGCATCACTCGCCGTGCCGTGTTCGTCACGTGGAGCACGTCGGCATCGGAGAAGTTGCGCTCAACGGATTTCCCCGTTTTGAACACCTTATATATATAATGTAGGAGCGGTGTGCTCAGTTCCTTTTCCTCTGAGAGCCAGCTGACCATAATGAGCCGCATGGCTTCTTTCGTGAGCAGCTTTTCGAGTCCTTTCCATACCCTTGACGCTTTCTCTTCGGTGGTTGTGACGTGCCAAGTCTCGTCACAGAAGAGCGGCAGTTGCTCGCCTTCACCCATCAGCATGTCGGGCTCTTGATGCCGGAAGAAGGCATCGAAGACGGCAGAGAGCACACCGTCAAATGTCTGGTCGAAAGTATAGACGAGCACGTTTTTTTCTTTGTTTAGAAGTCGAGTGTGAGTTGTCGTTCTGCGGCGGCTCTTTTCTGTTGAGCCTTGCTAATGAGCAGTGGGCGCAGGCGTTCGGGGCGAAGTTCGTTGATGCCGATGATGGGTTGCGAGTAGGTGGCAGTCAGTTCGCCGCAGGTGATGAAGTATTTCGCCTTTTTCATGACTACACCCATTTTCTTCAGGTGATATGAGGTGATGCGGTTGAAGCGTCGCGAGTTGACAATGAGCCATGCCGACTTCGTCCCTATGCCCGGCACGCGTAGAATCATCTCGTAGTCGGCGCTGTTGATGTCTATGGGAAACACCTCCGGGTGGCGTAGTGCCCATGCCAGTTTCGGATCGATGTCAAGGTCGAGGTGTGTGTGTTTGTCGTCCACGATTTCATCCACTCTGAAGTGATAGAAGCGCATCAGCCAGTCGGCTTGGTAGAGTCGGTTTTCGCGCACCAACGGCGGTTGTTTCAGCACAGGCAGCCGTTTGTCGTACGTGTTCACGCTGATGTAGCCGGAATAATACACACGCCGCATGGACGGTTGTCCGTAGAGAGCCGACGACATCTTGAGTATGTCGCGGTCGGTTTCCTTTGTGGCGCCGACAATCATCTGTGTGGATTGTCCTGCCGGCACGAATCGCGGGGTGTGTCGGTAGCGTCGTCGGTCTTCCTTGTTCTCCAATACGCCTTGTTGTATGAGTTGCATCGGTCGGAACACGCTTTGATGGTCTTTCTCCGGTGCGAGCTGTTTGAGCGAATCTTCCTTTGCTATCTCGATGTTCACGCTCATGCGGTCGGCGTATCGTCCCGCTTCGGTCAGCAATTCGCGGCTTGCCCCGGGAATGGTTTTCAGGTGAATATACCCGTTGAAGCGGTGTATGGTCCGCAGGTCGCGTACGATGGCTGTCAGCCGTTCCATCGTATAGTCGGGGTTGCGCACCACTCCGCTCGAGAGAAAGAGCCCTTCGATATAGTTCCGGCGATAAAACTCCATCGTGATTTCTTCCAGTTCGCTGACGGAGAGGGTTGCCCTTTGGATGTCGTTCGAGCGGCGGTTGATGCAATAGGCACAGTCATACATGCAATGGTTCGTGAGCATCACCTTCAGCAATGAGATGCACCGCCCGTCGTCGGCAAACGAGTGGCAAATGCCCACGCCGCCGACAGTATTGCCCACCATGCCTTTCTTTCCTCCTCGCACAGTTCCGCTCGACGAGCACGAAACGTCGTACTTTGCCGATTCTGTCAGTATTCGTAGCTTTTCTATGGTCTTTTCCGTCAGCATAGGTCTGACAAAGGTACGTTTTTTTTAGAAGAAAAGCGATGAAAAAGAAAAACTTTTCACGCAAAAAGTTGTATCTTTGCACCGCCCTTAGAGATTCGGACAATCCCCGCCAAGCGAGGGGATGCGTAAGGAAAAAAAGGGGGGGTACATGATTATGAACTGGATATTGTTAGTCGTTGCAGGACTTTGCGAGGTGGGATTCACCTATTGCCTTGGTCGGGCAAAGTCGGTTACTGGCATTGAGTGGTGGGCATGGATGGGAGGATTCCTCGTTTTCACGTTCATCAGCATGGGATTGTTGGCAAAAGTGACGCATTCCCTGCCGCTCGGAACGGCTTATCCTGTGTGGACAGGCATCGGAGCTGTGGGAACGGTGCTCATCGGAATTTTCATCTTCCATGAACCGGCAACCTTTTGGCGACTCTTTTTCATCACGATGCTCATCGTCTCCATCATCGGATTGAAGATGATATCATCATAGCGAACAAGCAAAAAAGTGAACGAAAGGCGTATGAGCAAGCAAGCCATGATATTTGCAGCAGGATTGGGGACACGTCTCAAACCACTGACCGACACGATGCCAAAAGCATTGGTGAGGGTAGGGGGAGAGCCGCTGCTCAGACACGTCGTCCTCCGCCTGAAAGACGCAGGATATACGCATATTGTCGTCAACGTTCACCACTTCGCTCAGCAAATCATCGACTATCTGGTAGCCAACGACCATTTCGGCATCGACATACGTATCTCCGATGAGCGTGAGGCGCTCTTGGAAACAGGCGGAGGTATCAAGAAAGCCATTCCCTTGTTCGACGACGAAACTCCGTTGCTCATCCATAATGTCGATATTCTCGACAACGTCGATTACGAGTGGTTCTACCGGCAGCACCTCGACAGCGAAGATGCCGTGTTGCTCGTGAGCCGGCGGAAGACCAAGCGCTATCTCCTTTTCGACCATGCCATGCGGCTGATGGGATGGATGAATGTGGAGACGGGGGAAGTGAAGAGTCCGTTCCCATGGCTGCGCAATGCCAAGGTTACTATAGATGACAGTTACAGAGCGATTGTCAGCGAACAGCGTCCACCGTTTGAAACCTCCTCCACAGAGGGCGGATTGGAGGAGGCTCTCTATGCCTTTGCTTTCTCAGGTATCCATTCCTTCTCGCCCCGCTTGTTCCCCTTGATGGAACGCTTCCCCGAGCGTTTCCCCATTATGGACTTCTATCTGCAGACCTGCCATCGTACCCGCATCTATGGCTGTATCAAAGATGACCTCCACATCCTCGACGTAGGCAAACTCGACTCACTCGACGCTGCTGAAACGTTCCTCCAGGAGCACGTCTGACTATGCTTCTTAAAATGTAAATACTATGTTTGTGCGACGCAAATGATATGTTTGCGTGGTGTAGATGTGGCGTTTTTGCGATACGTTTCTTGCACGGATGATTTTTTTTTGCTAATTTTGTAGCACAAAAGAATGCCATGATATCAAAATGTCATAATGTCGTAATAACGAAATAACGTAATACACCATTATAAAAAATGAAGCCATGACTCAGAAAATTATCATTCTCGACTTCGGTTCGCAAACCACCCAGCTGATTGGTCGCCGTGTGCGTGAACTGGATACGTTTTGTGAAATTCTCCCGTACAATAAGTTTCCCGTAGGCGATGAATCAGTCATCGGAGTGATTCTCAGCGGCTCGCCATATTCCGTTCACGACCCCGAGGCATTTCAGGTTGACCTCAGCCAATTTGTAGGAAAAATACCCGTGCTGGGCATCTGCTATGGGGCGCAATTCATCTCCCACACAAATGGTGGAAGAGTGGAGAAGACCGATACGCGTGAGTATGGTCGTGCGCATCTGCAAACGGTTGATACTCAGAATGCTCTCTTTAAAGGATTCGAGCAAAACTCACAGGTGTGGATGAGTCATGGCGACTCTATCACCGCCATCCCCGAAGGCTTCAAATGTATCGCTTCGACGGCAGATGTGAAGTATGCAGCCTATTGGGCTCCCTCTCCACTTGGCATGGGCGGGAGTGAGGCTTCCGTCTGGGCAGTTCAGTTTCATCCGGAGGTGTTCCATTCCGTTCAGGGTTCGTTGCTGTTGAATAACTTTGTGGTTGACATCTGCGGCTCTCGACAGGATTGGAGCGCAGCCTCATTCATCGATACGACGGTGGCAGAGCTGAAAGAGCAGATTGGCAGCGACCGTGTCATTCTCGGTCTTTCCGGCGGTGTTGACTCGAGTGTTGCCGGCGTTTTGCTCAACAAGGCAATCGGTAAGAACCTCACTTGTATTTTCGTTGACCACGGCATGTTGCGCAAGAATGAGTTCGCGCAGGTGATGGAAGACTATAAAGGCTTGGGATTGAACGTCATTGGAGTAGATGCCAGTGAGAAGTTTTTCGCTGATTTGAAAGGCGTGACCGACCCCGAACAGAAGCGGAAAATCATAGGTCGCGACTTCGTTGAGGTGTTCAATTCGGAGGCGAAGAAGATAACCGATGCCCGCTGGCTGGCACAGGGCACTATCTATCCCGACTGCATCGAGTCGCTCAACATCACGGGCAAGGTCATCAAGAGCCATCACAACGTGGGCGGACTCCCCGAAGAGATGCACTTGCAGTTGTGCGAGCCATTGAAGTGGCTGTTCAAAGACGAGGTGCGCCGTGTCGGTCGGCAACTCGGAATGCCCGAACATCTCATCACCCGGCATCCGTTCCCGGGACCGGGACTGGCGGTGCGCATACTTGGCGACATCACTCCCGAGAAGGTGCGCATCCTGCAAGATGCCGACGATATCTACATCCGCGGCTTGCGCGAATATAAAGAGAAACTCACGGGAGAAGCTGCGCGCCGAGTGTTGGCTGCGGGTGTTCCCGCACAGATGCAGGATGGCGAGATAGAAGTTTCCCTTTACGACCAGATTTGGCAGGCAGGAGCCGTGTTGCTCTCTACCGTCCGCAGCGTCGGTGTGATGGGCGACGAGCGTACCTATGAGCATCCTGTAGCCCTGCGCGCCGTGACCAGTACCGATGCGATGACAGCCGACTGGGCGCATCTGCCTTACGACTTCATGGCGAAAGTGTCTAATGAGATCATCAACAAGGTGCATGGTGTCAACCGCGTCTGCTACGACATCTCCTCCAAACCGCCTTCGACTATAGAGTGGGAGTAGGAGTGGAGAATAAGAAAAAAGAAAAGGCATATTACAGTCCCTTTCATCTTTTTTTCTTATTTTTGCAAACCAAAATACAAATGGAATTGATTTATGCCAGAGAAAACAAATAACACGAAACCGCGTGCACGCAAGACGCAGGAGATAGACATGTCGTATGGTCATCTGCAACCGCAGGCGACGGATATCGAGCGAGTGGTGCTCGGTGCTTTGATGATTGATGAGGACGCCTTTTCGGTGGTGAGCGAACGTTTGCACCCCGAGACATTTTATGAGCCGCGCCACCAGAAGATATACCATGCCATACAAGCGCTGAGTATCGAAGAGCGTCCGGTGGATATCATGACCGTGACCGAACAGCTGAAGCGTGAAAACGAGTTGGAAAATGTGGGCGGTCCCGGATATATCGTCGAGCTGAGTTCGCAGGTGGTATCTTCCGCCCATATAGAATACCATGCCCAGATTCTTGCGCAAAAGCATCTTGCGCGACAGTTGATAACGTATGCCAGCAAACTGAGTACGTCTGCGTTCGACGAGACGGTGAACGTAGATGAACTGATGCAGGAGGCAGAGGCGCAATTATTTGAACTGTCGCAGAAGAATATGCGCTCCGACTATATGCATATCGACCCCGTACTGAAATTGGCTACCGAGGCGATTCAGAGTGCGGCGAGCCGGCAGGAGAATGGATTGACGGGAATCCCCAGCGGCATGGACGACCTGGACAAGATTACGGCAGGATGGCAGCCGAGCGACTTGATTATCATAGCCGGACGTCCTGCAATGGGAAAGACATCGTTCGCCCTTTCCATCGCGAAGAATATTGCCGTTGACCACCAGATTCCAATCGCTTTCTTCTCGCTTGAAATGACTAACGTGCAGTTGGCTAACCGCTTGATATCGAATGTCTGCGAAATCTCAGGTACAAAAATCCTTAGCGGACAGCTTGACAAGGAGGAGTGGATGCGCTTCGACAAGATGATCAGCAGGTTGTATGGAACACCTCTTTATGTGGACGATTCGTCCAACTTGTCGATTTTCGAGTTGCGTACAAAGGCACGGCGACTGGTGCGCGAGAAAGGCGTAAAAATCATCATGATAGACTATCTGCAGCTGATGAATGCCAGCGGAATACGCTTTGGAAGCCGTCAGGAAGAGGTCTCGACCATCAGCCGTTCACTCAAAGGACTTGCCAAGGAACTGAATGTGCCGATTATAGCCCTTTCACAGCTGAACCGTAGTGTGGACACACGCGATAATTCGGTGGAAGGAGTTGACGGCAAGCGTCCGCAACTG from the Prevotella sp. Rep29 genome contains:
- a CDS encoding NAD(P)/FAD-dependent oxidoreductase, with the translated sequence MIQELQVRLLPQQAASGQTIREYVAREKGIDARTITSVRVLKRSVDARHRTIFINLTLRLYINEEPADDAFTPIRYGDVSEAAQVIVVGAGPGGLFAALRLIELGLRPIVVERGKDVHERKKDLARITKEQRVAPESNYCFGEGGAGAYSDGKLYTRSKKRGSVEKILSVFCQHGASTDILADAHPHIGTDKLPQVIENMRNTILRCGGEVHFETKMTRLIIEGDSVKGCVAGGKEWIGPVILATGHSARDVYRYLSEAKIDIEPKGIAVGVRLEHPAQLIDQIQYHRKDGRGKYLPAAEYAFVTQVEGRGVYSFCMCPGGFVIPAATDKEQLVVNGMSPSSRGTQWSNSGMVVEVRPEDIPAMYDQAPADTLSVMHFQEHLERMAWQQGNMRQTAPAQRMADFVNNRLSYDLPRSSYAPGLLSSPLHFWLPAAISHRLQEAFKTFGRQAHGILTNDATLIAIETRTSSPLRILRSPDTLQHVRISGLFPCGEGAGYAGGIVSAAIDGERCAEMCKELMGS
- the groL gene encoding chaperonin GroEL (60 kDa chaperone family; promotes refolding of misfolded polypeptides especially under stressful conditions; forms two stacked rings of heptamers to form a barrel-shaped 14mer; ends can be capped by GroES; misfolded proteins enter the barrel where they are refolded when GroES binds) — protein: MAKEIKFEMEARDLLKKGVDQLANAVKVTLGPKGRNVVIEKKFGAPQITKDGVTVAKEIELEDHFENTGAQLVKSVASKTGDDAGDGTTTATILAQAIVTEGLKNVTAGANPMDLKRGIDKAVKAVVEYIQGKAEKVDDNYDKIEQVATVSANNDPEIGKLLADAMRKVSKDGVISIEESKSRDTHIDVVEGMQFDRGYLSGYFVTDTDKMMCVMEHPYILIYDKKISNIKEFLPILQPAAESGRPLLVIAEDVDSEALTTLVVNRLRSNLKICAVKAPGFGDRRKAMLEDIAVLTGGTVISEEKGLSLEQATLEMLGTCEKVEISKDNTTIVGGAGTKQAIADRVAAIKNEIANTTSSYDKEKLQERLAKLSGGVAVLYVGANSEVEMKEKKDRVDDALCATRAAIEEGVVAGGGITYIRALDALKKIKGDNADEQTGINIVERAIEEPLRQIVLNAGGEGAVVVQKVREGKDDFGYNARTDAYEDMRKAGVIDPAKVARVALENAASIAGMFLTTECLIVDKPEDTPAMPMGNPGMGGMM
- a CDS encoding neutral zinc metallopeptidase, which gives rise to MRLDGRRESENFEDRRGMSTGMKAGIGGIGGIIMVVLFSLLGGGNLNLGDILQQVGTQQMEQPTGEYVSTPEEEAQVKFCKQVLASTEDVWTEVFRRMGKTYTPPTIVFFTNSVQSACGGATSAVGPFYCSGDQKLYIDLSFFKQMETQLNSGGDFARAYVIAHEVGHHVENLLGILGKCHAQMQQSSKTKANQLSVRLELLADYYAGVWGYYEDQNFNSIDDSDIRDAINCAQHIGDNYLQEKAQGYSQPESFTHGTSAQRMKWLRLGLTSGRMGANYFPTFEGDYSNL
- a CDS encoding co-chaperone GroES encodes the protein MNIQPLGDRVLVEPAAAEEKVGGIIIPDTAKEKPLHGKIVAVGNGTKDEEMILKAGDEVLYGKYSGTELELEGVKYLMMRQSDVLAIIK